One genomic segment of Ipomoea triloba cultivar NCNSP0323 chromosome 9, ASM357664v1 includes these proteins:
- the LOC116029460 gene encoding cytochrome P450 98A3 codes for MALALLPVSILLIFLAYKLYFKLRFKLPPGPRPLPIVGNLYDIKPVRFRHFFEWAQEFGPIFSVYFGTQLNVVVTTAELAKQVLKDNDQSLADRFRTRSASNLSRNGMDLIWADYGPHYVKVRKLCNLELFTPKRLESLRPIREDEVTSMVECIFRDSTKPGNSGKSLLMRDYLGAVAFNNITRLTFGKRFMNAEGEIDEQGQEFKGIVHNGIKIGAKLPMGEYVPWLRWAFKVDNEALENQNSRRDRLTRKIMEEHTIARKKTGDTKQHFVDALLTLQKQYDLSDDTVIGLLWDMITAGMDTTTISAEWAMAELVKNPRVQEKAQEELDRVLGTDRIMTEADFSKLPYLQCVAKEALRLHPPTPLMLPHKASANVKIGGYDIPKGSIVHVNVWAVARDPAVWKDPLEFRPERFLEEDVDMKGHDYRLLPFGAGRRICPGAQLAINLVTSMLGHLLHHFTWSPPPGVRAEDIDMTESPGMVTYMQSPLQAVATPRLPAADLYKRIPYVM; via the exons ATGGCTCTCGCTCTACTCCCCGTGTCAATCCTCCTCATCTTCCTCGCCTACAAGCTTTACTTCAAGCTGCGCTTCAAGCTTCCGCCGGGGCCTCGGCCGTTGCCTATTGTAGGCAACCTGTATGACATAAAGCCGGTGAGGTTCCGGCACTTCTTCGAGTGGGCGCAGGAGTTCGGCCCGATATTCTCGGTGTACTTCGGCACGCAGCTCAATGTGGTGGTCACCACGGCGGAGCTGGCCAAGCAGGTGCTCAAGGACAATGATCAGAGCTTGGCGGACCGGTTCCGGACCCGATCCGCGTCGAATCTGAGCCGGAACGGTATGGATTTGATTTGGGCGGATTACGGACCGCACTATGTCAAGGTCAGGAAGCTCTGCAACCTCGAGCTCTTCACTCCTAAGAGGCTTGAGTCTCTCAGGCCTATTAGAGAGGATGAAGTCACCTCCATGGTTGAGTGCATCTTCAGAGACTCTACTAAGCCTG GTAATAGTGGTAAAAGCTTGTTGATGCGGGATTACTTGGGTGCTGTTGCATTCAACAATATAACGAGGTTGACATTTGGGAAGAGGTTTATGAATGCGGAGGGTGAGATTGATGAACAAGGGCAAGAATTCAAGGGCATTGTTCACAATGGGATCAAGATTGGTGCAAAGCTTCCCATGGGAGAATATGTACCGTGGCTTCGTTGGGCATTTAAGGTTGACAATGAAGCTTTGGAGAACCAAAATTCACGCAGGGACAGGCTGACTAGGAAGATCATGGAGGAGCACACCATTGCTCGCAAGAAGACAGGTGATACAAAGCAGCATTTTGTTGATGCTTTGCTCACTCTTCAAAAGCAGTATGACCTCTCAGATGACACTGTTATTGGCCTTCTCTGG GACATGATTACAGCCGGAATGGACACCACCACCATTTCAGCAGAATGGGCAATGGCAGAGCTGGTTAAGAACCCAAGGGTGCAAGAAAAGGCCCAAGAAGAGCTGGACCGAGTTCTTGGAACCGATAGGATCATGACAGAGGCCGATTTCTCCAAGCTCCCTTACCTCCAGTGTGTAGCCAAGGAGGCACTCAGGCTGCACCCTCCAACTCCCCTGATGCTCCCCCACAAGGCCAGCGCCAACGTCAAGATTGGCGGCTACGACATCCCCAAGGGCTCCATCGTGCACGTGAACGTCTGGGCTGTCGCTCGCGACCCTGCCGTGTGGAAGGACCCTCTGGAGTTCCGACCCGAGAGGTTCCTGGAGGAGGACGTGGACATGAAGGGGCACGACTACCGTCTCCTGCCATTCGGCGCTGGAAGGCGCATATGCCCCGGGGCACAACTCGCCATCAACCTGGTGACCTCAATGCTGGGACATCTGCTGCACCATTTCACATGGTCACCACCTCCAGGAGTGAGGGCCGAGGATATCGACATGACAGAGAGCCCTGGAATGGTGACATACATGCAGAGTCCATTGCAAGCTGTTGCTACTCCCAGATTACCTGCAGCAGACTTGTACAAACGTATTCCCTATGTAATGTGA
- the LOC116030484 gene encoding protein kinase and PP2C-like domain-containing protein isoform X2: protein MVMEIVEPNTCIRGCCHSQTIPLHLPSSSYSLSSPIARGAESVVYEAILNGRKVAVKKPVLSTSDDLDKFHKELQLLCKLDHPGIAKLVAAHAKPPNYMFFFEFYELGNLAAQLHVEEWSPSIHKVLDVSSKLAKALQYLHTLGIVHRDVKPANILLDRNLQPHLADFGLAEYKRNLKQVSIENWKSTGKPTGGFHKRNMVGTLIYMAPEVLRKEIHTEKSDVYSFGISVNELLTGVVPYTDLRAEAQAHTVLEMNYTEQQLTAAVVSEGLRPVLAGPDLSAPASLVSLISRCWDADPQSRPSFDDIVMELDSIMEHGIGVSNGENASAKSSISQGVPQGTNPQGYQESINWNTQGEDFAKTVSLTPNSCVRTWNDSANDSSVYSPVLSWGSFASCGRRETMEDRHFLMPNMCDTQDIHFFGIFDGHRGAAAAEFSAGALPGIFKSLGLMDSPSDALIETFVQTDIAFRNELSAHKKRKGAIQKDSHPGCTAIAALIVKNKLIVANAGDCKTILCRAGHPYALSR, encoded by the exons ATGGTTATGGAGATCGTGGAACCAAACACTTGCATTCGCGGGTGTTGCCACAGCCAAACAATCCCTCTGCAtctcccttcttcttcttactctctctcttccccaaTCGCCCGAG GTGCAGAGAGTGTGGTGTATGAAGCCATTCTCAACGGCCGGAAAGTCGCCGTGAAAAAGCCCGTACTCTCCACTTCCGATGACTTGGATAAATTCCACAAGGAATTGCAATTACTCTG CAAGTTGGATCATCCGGGGATCGCCAAGCTAGTGGCAGCGCATGCCAAGCCTCCCAACTATATGTTTTTCTTCGAGTTCTACGAGCTCGGTAATCTCGCTGCCCAGTTGCACGTGGAGGAATGGAGTCCAAGCATTCATAAGGTGCTTGATGTCTCGTCTAAGCTAG CAAAGGCTCTGCAATATCTGCACACCCTAGGGATTGTCCACAGGGATGTGAAACCTGCAAATATTCTA CTTGACAGAAACCTTCAACCACATCTAGCTGACTTTGGTTTGGCGGAGTACAAGAGAAATCTTAAACAAGTTTCCATTGAAAACTGGAAATCAACTGGCAAGCCTACTGGTGGATTCCACAAGAGGAATATGGTCGGCACACTTATTTACATGGCACCAGAAGTACTAAGGAAAGAGATACATACAGAAAAGTCTGACGTTTACAGTTTCGGAATATCTGTCAA TGAGCTTCTTACTGGTGTTGTGCCATACACTGATCTTCGTGCAGAGGCACAG GCTCATACCGTGCTGGAGATGAACTACACAGAGCAGCAACTTACTGCAGCTGTGGTATCTGAAGGATTGCGACCCGTTCTTGCTGGTCCTGATTTGAGTGCACCTGCAAGTTTAGTTTCTCTGATAAGTAGGTGCTGGGATGCAGATCCCCAAAGTAGGCCTTCATTTGATGATATTGTTATGGAACTTGATTCCATTATGGAACATGGTATTGGAGTCAGCAATGGGGAAAACGCCTCAGCTAAATCTTCTATTTCTCAAGGTGTTCCACAGGGTACAAATCCTCAAGGTTATCAGGAGAGCATTAATTGGAATACTCAGGGTGAAGATTTTGCAAAGACTGTTTCTCTTACCCCTAATTCTTGTGTGAGAACATGGAATGATTCTGCAAATGATTCTTCAGTATATTCTCCAGTCCTATCTTGGGGCTCCTTTGCAAGTTGTGGTAGAAGGGAAACGATGGAGGATAGACACTTCCTAATGCCCAACATGTGTGATACACAGGATATCCATTTTTTTGGAATCTTTGATGGCCATCGAG GTGCAGCGGCTGCTGAGTTTTCAGCTGGAGCTCTACCTGGAATTTTCAAATCTCTTGGCTTGATGGACAG CCCCTCGGATGCCCTTATTGAAACATTCGTCCAGACTGATATTGCATTCAGAAATGAACTTAGTGCTCATAAGAAGCGCAAGGGAGCTATTCAAAAAGACAGCCATCCTGGTTGCACTGCAATTGCTGCTCTTATAGTAAAAAACAAGCTTATTGTTGCTAATGCCGGTGATTGCAAAACAATCTTGTGTCGAGCTGGACATCCCTATGCTTTAAGTAGG TAG
- the LOC116030484 gene encoding protein kinase and PP2C-like domain-containing protein isoform X1 — protein MVMEIVEPNTCIRGCCHSQTIPLHLPSSSYSLSSPIARGAESVVYEAILNGRKVAVKKPVLSTSDDLDKFHKELQLLCKLDHPGIAKLVAAHAKPPNYMFFFEFYELGNLAAQLHVEEWSPSIHKVLDVSSKLAKALQYLHTLGIVHRDVKPANILLDRNLQPHLADFGLAEYKRNLKQVSIENWKSTGKPTGGFHKRNMVGTLIYMAPEVLRKEIHTEKSDVYSFGISVNELLTGVVPYTDLRAEAQAHTVLEMNYTEQQLTAAVVSEGLRPVLAGPDLSAPASLVSLISRCWDADPQSRPSFDDIVMELDSIMEHGIGVSNGENASAKSSISQGVPQGTNPQGYQESINWNTQGEDFAKTVSLTPNSCVRTWNDSANDSSVYSPVLSWGSFASCGRRETMEDRHFLMPNMCDTQDIHFFGIFDGHRGAAAAEFSAGALPGIFKSLGLMDSPSDALIETFVQTDIAFRNELSAHKKRKGAIQKDSHPGCTAIAALIVKNKLIVANAGDCKTILCRAGHPYALSRDHVASCLEERERVTRAGIQVKWQVDTWRVGNAALQVTRSIGDDDLKPAVTAEPEISETILSADDEYIVMASDGLWDVVSDADVVSIIRDTVKEPGMCSKRLATEAADRGSKDNITVIVVFLRPVSTAERIY, from the exons ATGGTTATGGAGATCGTGGAACCAAACACTTGCATTCGCGGGTGTTGCCACAGCCAAACAATCCCTCTGCAtctcccttcttcttcttactctctctcttccccaaTCGCCCGAG GTGCAGAGAGTGTGGTGTATGAAGCCATTCTCAACGGCCGGAAAGTCGCCGTGAAAAAGCCCGTACTCTCCACTTCCGATGACTTGGATAAATTCCACAAGGAATTGCAATTACTCTG CAAGTTGGATCATCCGGGGATCGCCAAGCTAGTGGCAGCGCATGCCAAGCCTCCCAACTATATGTTTTTCTTCGAGTTCTACGAGCTCGGTAATCTCGCTGCCCAGTTGCACGTGGAGGAATGGAGTCCAAGCATTCATAAGGTGCTTGATGTCTCGTCTAAGCTAG CAAAGGCTCTGCAATATCTGCACACCCTAGGGATTGTCCACAGGGATGTGAAACCTGCAAATATTCTA CTTGACAGAAACCTTCAACCACATCTAGCTGACTTTGGTTTGGCGGAGTACAAGAGAAATCTTAAACAAGTTTCCATTGAAAACTGGAAATCAACTGGCAAGCCTACTGGTGGATTCCACAAGAGGAATATGGTCGGCACACTTATTTACATGGCACCAGAAGTACTAAGGAAAGAGATACATACAGAAAAGTCTGACGTTTACAGTTTCGGAATATCTGTCAA TGAGCTTCTTACTGGTGTTGTGCCATACACTGATCTTCGTGCAGAGGCACAG GCTCATACCGTGCTGGAGATGAACTACACAGAGCAGCAACTTACTGCAGCTGTGGTATCTGAAGGATTGCGACCCGTTCTTGCTGGTCCTGATTTGAGTGCACCTGCAAGTTTAGTTTCTCTGATAAGTAGGTGCTGGGATGCAGATCCCCAAAGTAGGCCTTCATTTGATGATATTGTTATGGAACTTGATTCCATTATGGAACATGGTATTGGAGTCAGCAATGGGGAAAACGCCTCAGCTAAATCTTCTATTTCTCAAGGTGTTCCACAGGGTACAAATCCTCAAGGTTATCAGGAGAGCATTAATTGGAATACTCAGGGTGAAGATTTTGCAAAGACTGTTTCTCTTACCCCTAATTCTTGTGTGAGAACATGGAATGATTCTGCAAATGATTCTTCAGTATATTCTCCAGTCCTATCTTGGGGCTCCTTTGCAAGTTGTGGTAGAAGGGAAACGATGGAGGATAGACACTTCCTAATGCCCAACATGTGTGATACACAGGATATCCATTTTTTTGGAATCTTTGATGGCCATCGAG GTGCAGCGGCTGCTGAGTTTTCAGCTGGAGCTCTACCTGGAATTTTCAAATCTCTTGGCTTGATGGACAG CCCCTCGGATGCCCTTATTGAAACATTCGTCCAGACTGATATTGCATTCAGAAATGAACTTAGTGCTCATAAGAAGCGCAAGGGAGCTATTCAAAAAGACAGCCATCCTGGTTGCACTGCAATTGCTGCTCTTATAGTAAAAAACAAGCTTATTGTTGCTAATGCCGGTGATTGCAAAACAATCTTGTGTCGAGCTGGACATCCCTATGCTTTAAGTAGG GATCATGTTGCAAGTTGTCTTGAGGAGAGAGAGCGAGTCACCAGAGCAGGCATCCAGGTCAAATGGCAAGTTGACACATGGAGGGTTGGCAATGCAGCTCTTCAG GTCACCCGGTCAATTGGTGATGATGATCTGAAGCCAGCTGTAACTGCAGAACCCGAGATTTCTGAAACTATTCTGTCTGCTGATGATGAATACATT GTAATGGCTAGCGATGGGCTGTGGGATGTTGTAAGCGATGCGGATGTGGTGAGCATCATCCGAGATACTGTTAAAGAGCCAGGTATGTGCTCTAAGAGATTGGCAACAGAAGCAGCAGACCGAGGTAGCAAAGACAACATAACAGTTATCGTGGTGTTCTTGCGTCCGGTCTCCACTGCAGAAAGAATTTATTAG
- the LOC116028345 gene encoding SNF1-related protein kinase catalytic subunit alpha KIN10-like has protein sequence MDKRKSSRSSSSRNALSNYIVGKTLGVGGFGKVKLATHILTGLKVAVKILDRQLINDSAAAKVKREINIMRLLVHPHVVRLYEIKETESHIYVVMEYMKCGELFDYITQKGRIHEDEARHFFQQIISGVEHCHRCKIVHRDLKPENLLLDAKLNVKIADFGLGNIMCDGHFLKTSCGTPNYAAPEVISERLYAGPEVDVWSCGVILYAILCGRLPFDDDNFPALYRRIKNGNYPIPGHLSSGANDLISKILVTDPVSRISIPEIRQHSWFNVQLPNYISLNPYTTASEISEIEKTKVDENVLKEMAKNGFDIRVVIESLYNNAQNEATVSYYMLLHSRCKPDMRHQSNDLIQPSADDYTDNHEVYLRPCSSGEGNWALGFKSQSTPHNTMLEVLRTFHSLNVQWKRIGPFNMKCIWLSPGCAYLGARLNGCVSGTQPGPNQICSSSTAAGISLRFRDTVKFEIQLYRASGELYVLDIQRLSGPPFLFLEICGAFLALST, from the exons ATGGATAAAAGAAAGTCTAGCAGAAGCAGTTCTAGCAGAAATGCCTTATCAAACTACATTGTTGGCAAGACTCTTGGTGTTGGGGGATTTGGGAAGGTTAAACTTGCTACTCATATCCTCACTGGACTTAAAGTTGCAGTTAAGATCTTGGATCGTCAGTTGATTAATGATTCAGCTGCAGCAAAAG TGAAGCGGGAAATCAACATAATGAGGCTGCTAGTACATCCTCATGTAGTTCGCTTGTATGAAATCAAAGAGACCGAATCACACATCTATGTTGTTATGGAATACATGAAGTGTGGCGAACTTTTTGATTATATCACACAAAAAGGCAGGATCCATGAGGATGAGGCACGCCACTTCTTCCAGCAG ATAATTTCGGGAGTTGAACATTGCCACCGTTGCAAAATTGTTCATAGAGACCTAAAGCCAGAGAACCTACTTTTGGATGCAAAACTCAACGTCAAAATTGCAGACTTTGGACTTGGAAACATAATGTGCGATGGTCATTTTCTCAAAACAAGCTGTGGAACCCCTAATTATGCTGCTCCCGAG GTTATATCTGAGCGTCTTTACGCTGGTCCTGAAGTTGATGTTTGGAGCTGTGGAGTTATCTTGTACGCCATTTTGTGCGGAAGACTTCCTTTCGATGATGATAATTTTCCCGCATTGTATAGAAGGATTAAG AATGGTAATTACCCTATCCCGGGTCACTTGTCAAGCGGAGCCAATGATCTGATATCAAAAATACTCGTCACTGATCCTGTAAGCCGCATATCAATCCCTGAAATACGCCAGCATTCGTGGTTTAACGTACAGCTTCCAAATTATATTTCTCTCAACCCATACACCACAGCAAGCGAAATATCTGAAATAGAAAAGACAAAG GTTGATGAAAATGTCCTAAAAGAGATGGCAAAAAATGGATTTGATATTCGTGTCGTGATTGAATCTCTTTATAATAATGCACAAAATGAG GCAACAGTATCGTATTATATGCTTCTGCATAGCCGCTGTAAACCAGATATGCGTCATCAAAGCAACGATCTTATACAACCTTCT GCAGATGACTACACGGATAATCATGAAGTATATTTAAGGCCATGCTCCTCTGGAGAAGGCAACTGGGCACTTGGATTTAAG TCACAGTCGACTCCACATAACACCATGTTGGAGGTTCTAAGGACTTTTCACAGCCTAAATGTGCAATGGAAGAGGATCGGACCGTTTAACATGAAATGCATCTGGCTATCACCTGGCTGTGCATATTTGGGAGCTAGACTAAATGGTTGCGTCTCGGGAACACAACCTGGACCTAACCAAATATGTTCGAGCTCAACTGCTGCTGGAATCAGTCTTAGATTCCGCGATACTGTGAAGTTTGAAATTCAG CTTTACAGAGCTAGCGGGGAATTGTATGTATTGGATATTCAACGCTTGAGCGGACCTCCATTCCTGTTCCTCGAGATATGTGGTGCATTCCTTGCACTCTCGACGTGA